In Manduca sexta isolate Smith_Timp_Sample1 chromosome 23, JHU_Msex_v1.0, whole genome shotgun sequence, one DNA window encodes the following:
- the LOC119190321 gene encoding aromatic-L-amino-acid decarboxylase-like, which translates to MPGITHWHSPQFHAFYPTGNSYASIVGNILSDGLAVVGFSWMASPACTELEVITMNWLGKLLGLPEEFLNCSSGPGGGVIQGSASEATLVGLLVAKDKTIRMHQKDNPDLDGDMFKPKLVAYTSDQCNSSVEKAGLLGSMKMRLLKADSDGRLRGDTLAKAMEEDRAQGFIPCYVVANLGTTGTCAFDPLDELGPVCSEANVWLHVDAAYAGAAFMCPEYRHLMKDIEYADSIVVNAHKWMPVNFDCSAMWVKNGYDIMRAFDVQRIYLDDMKNNMKIPDYRHWQMPLGRRFRSLKLWTVMRIYGAEGLRKHIRTQISLALHFAKLVRADDRFLVEPEPCMGLVCFRLKDGDMITKQLLDNLTKKKKVFMVAGSFRTRYVIRFVICSRLTTENDVNYSWSKIKEEADIIYADKVHTKPQIPAINQILSREICEKSK; encoded by the exons ATGCCTGGT ATTACTCATTGGCATTCCCCGCAGTTCCACGCCTTCTACCCAACGGGCAACTCATACGCAAGCATTGTGGGAAACATTCTAAGCGATGGTTTGGCTGTCGTTGGATTTAGTTGG ATGGCGAGTCCAGCCTGCACGGAATTAGAAGTCATAACTATGAACTGGCTTGGCAAGCTTCTTGGTCTTCCTGAAGAGTTTTTGAACTGCTCTTCGGGACCTGGCGGTGGAGTTATTCAG GGTTCCGCAAGTGAAGCAACATTAGTAGGATTACTTGTCGCTAAAGACAAGACTATACGCATGCATCAAAAAGACAATCCCGACCTTGACGGAGACATGTTCAAACCAAAACTTGTTGCTTACACGTCTGATCAATGCAACTCGTCTGTTGAGAAAGCTGGACTATTAGGTTCTATGAAAATGAGGTTACTGAAAGCCGATTCAGATGGAAGACTCCGCGGTGATACACTTGCAAAAGCCATGGAAGAAGATAGAGCTCAAGGGTTTATACCATGTTATGTTGTTGCTAATCTGGGTACTACAGGAACTTGCGCTTTTGATCCACTAGACGAACTGGGCCCTGTTTGTAGTGAAGCTAATGTGTGGTTACACGTTGACGCCGCATACGCAGGCGCCGCATTTATGTGCCCTGAATACAGACATTTAATGAAAGATATTGAATACGCGGATTCCATCGTTGTTAATGCCCACAAGTGGATGCCAGTCAACTTTGACTGCTCGGCCATGTGGGTTAAGAACGGATATGATATAATGCGTGCATTTGACGTGCAAAGAATATATTTAGAcgacatgaaaaataatatgaaaattccaGATTATAGGCACTGGCAAATGCCTCTGGGTCGGCGATTTAGATCACTGAAGTTATGGACAGTAATGAGAATCTACGGCGCTGAAGGACTCAGAAAACATATCAGGACACAAATTTCATTAGCATTGCATTTCGCAAAGCTAGTACGGGCTGATGATCGCTTCTTGGTCGAACCCGAACCATGTATGGGGTTGGTGTGCTTCCGATTGAAGGACGGAGACATGATCACTAAACAACTGTTAGACAacttaacaaaaaagaaaaaggttTTCATGGTAGCTGGGTCATTTAGAACTCGGTATGTCATACGATTTGTGATTTGTTCTCGGCTAACTACTGAAAACGACGTTAATTACAGTTGGAGCAAAATCAAAGAAGAAGCCGACATTATATACGCTGACAAAGTACACACCAAACCTCAAATACCGGCTATCAATCAAATACTTTCAAGAGAAATATGTGAAAagtctaaataa